The sequence below is a genomic window from Acidimicrobiales bacterium.
CGGGTGCCTCGACGTGATCTGGGACGGCCACGAGCTGGCCGTCGCCGGCCCCGACACCGGCCCCAACCCGAGCGCCCTGCCGGCCGGCACCTCGCTGGTGGCCGTGCGGTTCGACTCCGGCGTGGGCCCGGCGGTCCTCGGCTTCCCGGCCGACGCCGTGCGCGACGAGCGCGTGCCGCTCGCCGACCTCCTGCCCGGTGACGAGGTCGAGCGGCTGGCCGACTCTCTGGACGCCGCCGGCGGCACCGACGCCGACCGGCGGCTCGAACGCTGGGCCGCCGCCCGCCTGGCGGCCGGGTCGGGCCCGGACGGGGCGATGCAGCAGGTGGTCGAGCTGCTCGACGACGGCGTGCGGGTGGCCGAGGTCGCCGACGCCGTGAGCCTCGGCGAGCGCCAGCTCCACCGCCGGTCGCTCGCCGCCTTCGGCTACGGGCCCAAG
It includes:
- a CDS encoding AraC family transcriptional regulator, which encodes MSDDGRYRERRSAGVAGTVWTRTTDGSSHWVLPDGCLDVIWDGHELAVAGPDTGPNPSALPAGTSLVAVRFDSGVGPAVLGFPADAVRDERVPLADLLPGDEVERLADSLDAAGGTDADRRLERWAAARLAAGSGPDGAMQQVVELLDDGVRVAEVADAVSLGERQLHRRSLAAFGYGPKVLARIRRLQRALALARDGTAFARTAADAGYADQAHLAREVRALAGRPLGRLVGSRTSGPTR